In Actinomadura citrea, a single window of DNA contains:
- a CDS encoding DUF2201 family putative metallopeptidase, with product MADLDRVKLLAARYRAAGDRPYLASALYSLTVVPTDRVPTMGVDRHWRCYVSPSFVAATSVPELAGVWIHEVAHLLRDHHGRADLLPAADHRDRARLNVAQDCEINDDLVADGLELPEGRVVPGDFGLETGRLFEEYLPHLPPSASCSDCGSGAHGSPGDWEIAGPGGPGEVSTVEAEALRRHTAEAMRAHQRNRGSLPGGWQRWAEQVLEPVVDWRRVLAGAVREAVAWAAGGVDYTFHRPSRRTAALRGVVLPSLRRPLPVVAIVIDTSGSMGEDDLAAALAEVTGVLREVGVGGNRITVLACDADVQAATRVTSAQQVALEGGGGTDMRVGIRAALDRPERPGVVIVLTDGFTPWPEAPSSSRLIAALIGTDPPPPPAWVETVHVPQIGPGPARRPNR from the coding sequence GTGGCCGACCTCGACCGGGTCAAGCTGCTGGCGGCGCGGTACCGTGCGGCCGGCGATCGGCCGTACCTCGCCTCGGCGCTGTACTCGCTGACGGTCGTGCCGACCGACCGGGTGCCGACGATGGGCGTCGATCGGCACTGGCGGTGCTATGTGTCACCGTCCTTCGTCGCGGCGACCTCCGTCCCCGAACTCGCGGGCGTGTGGATCCACGAGGTGGCACACCTGCTGCGGGACCATCACGGCCGCGCGGACCTGCTGCCGGCCGCCGACCACCGCGACCGGGCGCGCCTGAACGTCGCCCAGGACTGCGAGATCAACGACGACCTGGTCGCCGACGGGCTGGAACTTCCCGAGGGCCGGGTGGTCCCCGGCGACTTCGGGCTGGAGACCGGACGGCTGTTCGAGGAGTACCTCCCGCACCTGCCGCCGTCGGCCTCCTGCTCCGACTGCGGCTCCGGCGCTCATGGCTCACCCGGCGACTGGGAGATCGCCGGGCCCGGCGGGCCGGGGGAGGTCAGCACGGTCGAAGCCGAGGCGCTGCGCCGCCACACCGCCGAGGCCATGCGCGCCCACCAGCGCAACCGCGGCTCCCTTCCGGGGGGCTGGCAACGCTGGGCGGAGCAGGTCCTCGAACCGGTGGTCGACTGGCGCCGCGTGCTCGCCGGAGCCGTGCGGGAGGCGGTCGCCTGGGCGGCCGGCGGGGTCGACTACACCTTCCACCGCCCGTCCCGCCGCACCGCCGCGCTGCGCGGCGTCGTCCTGCCGAGCCTGCGGCGCCCGCTGCCGGTCGTCGCGATCGTCATCGACACCTCCGGGTCCATGGGCGAGGACGACCTCGCGGCGGCCCTCGCCGAGGTGACCGGCGTGCTGCGTGAGGTCGGCGTCGGCGGAAACCGGATCACCGTGCTCGCCTGCGACGCCGATGTGCAGGCCGCGACGCGGGTGACGTCCGCGCAGCAGGTCGCGCTCGAAGGCGGCGGCGGCACCGACATGCGGGTCGGCATCCGGGCCGCCCTCGACCGGCCCGAACGACCCGGTGTCGTGATCGTGCTGACCGACGGCTTCACCCCGTGGCCCGAAGCGCCGTCGTCATCGCGCCTCATCGCCGCGCTCATCGGCACCGACCCGCCGCCCCCGCCGGCCTGGGTCGAAACGGTCCACGTCCCCCAGATCGGACCCGGTCCGGCGCGTCGCCCGAACCGGTGA
- a CDS encoding TRAFAC clade GTPase domain-containing protein has product MIAPPWQPGPAAYPGPEPSARTLCPYCLNHLDWSDYGEVPLVKNTPDGPEVLTRAPDEPEVRWRHRTLGAMRQCHGDGDPHSLPADYGDLDPLIIGLVGASAAGKTHLLTAMIAQLERRKAMLAPELRIEPLDGHLRQRFYEERIRPFLEQRRVLPATRRSARAEFVYALRVSSEYTGRTHAVGFFDVPGEHYHRYEYEDTPFLSLADAILYVADGQQLRTGDDWNPWVPDPGFTHAITQLLHTRQTRDGLLPPGAIVVAKSDMLAGLDGTIAHWLARDDETVLGDLRTVEDENEAAYAFLDRHGAELWLAPFHSGSPTTLHFASASGVPPIPEEGVFPHRNFRPTRVLRPLLSLFSATGLIPRIDTEEPGQYL; this is encoded by the coding sequence ATGATCGCCCCGCCCTGGCAGCCCGGCCCCGCCGCTTACCCCGGCCCGGAGCCGAGCGCCCGCACGCTCTGCCCGTACTGCCTGAACCACCTCGACTGGTCCGACTACGGCGAGGTCCCGCTCGTCAAGAACACCCCCGACGGGCCGGAGGTGCTGACGCGGGCACCGGACGAGCCGGAGGTCCGCTGGCGGCACCGGACCCTCGGCGCGATGCGGCAGTGCCACGGCGACGGCGACCCGCACTCCCTCCCGGCCGACTACGGCGACCTGGACCCGCTCATCATCGGGCTGGTCGGCGCCAGCGCGGCCGGCAAGACCCACCTGCTCACCGCGATGATCGCGCAGCTCGAACGGCGCAAGGCCATGCTCGCGCCGGAGCTGCGCATCGAGCCGCTCGACGGGCACCTGCGGCAGCGCTTCTACGAGGAGCGGATCCGGCCGTTCCTGGAGCAGCGCCGCGTCCTGCCCGCCACCCGCCGCTCCGCGCGGGCCGAGTTCGTCTACGCGCTGCGCGTGTCCAGCGAGTACACCGGGCGGACCCACGCGGTCGGGTTCTTCGACGTCCCCGGCGAGCACTACCACCGGTACGAGTACGAGGACACCCCGTTCCTCAGCCTCGCCGACGCGATCCTCTACGTCGCGGACGGCCAGCAGCTACGCACCGGCGACGACTGGAACCCGTGGGTGCCCGACCCCGGCTTCACGCACGCGATCACCCAGCTCCTGCACACCCGGCAGACCCGCGACGGCCTGCTGCCGCCCGGAGCCATCGTCGTCGCCAAGTCCGACATGCTGGCCGGGCTCGACGGCACCATCGCGCACTGGCTCGCGCGGGACGACGAGACGGTGCTCGGCGACCTGCGCACCGTCGAGGACGAGAACGAGGCCGCCTACGCGTTCCTGGACCGGCACGGCGCCGAACTGTGGCTCGCGCCGTTCCACTCCGGCTCGCCCACCACCCTCCACTTCGCGTCAGCGTCGGGCGTGCCGCCGATCCCGGAGGAGGGCGTCTTCCCGCACCGGAACTTCCGTCCGACCCGGGTGCTGCGCCCGCTGCTGTCGCTGTTCAGCGCCACCGG